Proteins from a genomic interval of Benincasa hispida cultivar B227 chromosome 7, ASM972705v1, whole genome shotgun sequence:
- the LOC120081020 gene encoding uncharacterized protein LOC120081020, producing the protein MIPVPPVLDSVKRPVDSIINDDHSTTNNITTSSEETTSTKNESQQDSESKSPQPLAPKTQQARDLNEQSIDQEVRRDPPPFLSNLRIKDDSKQFKRFLDVLQQLHINIPLVEALEQMPSYVKFLKDILTNKRKIEENEMAALTYECTALFQNNIPTKMKDPRSFTLPCSIGGKEVRNALCDLEASINLMSLSIVKKLNIGNARPTTVTLQLADRPITLPEGKIEDVLVQVDKFIFPADFIILDYEADIEVPIILGCLFLAIGRALIDVQKRELTIRVNDQQVKFNVLNALKYLGDMENCQYVEELQEEHWHEA; encoded by the coding sequence ATGATCCCCGTGCCACCAGTACTGGATTCAGTGAAAAGGCCAGTAGACTCAATCATCAATGATGACCACTCAACCACAAACAACATAACTACCAGTTCAGAAGAAACTACCTCTACAAAGAATGAATCTCAGCAAGACTCAGAATCAAAGTCACCGCAACCTCTAGCTCCTAAAACACAGCAAGCAAGAGACCTCAATGAACAGTCAATTGATCAGGAAGTACgacgggatcctccacctttcctgTCTAATCTGAGAATAAAGGATGATAGCAAACAATTCAAGAGGTTCTTGGATGTTCTCCAACAATTACATATAAACATTCCCTTAGTAGAAGCGTTGGAACAAATGCCAAGCTAtgtgaaattcctcaaggaCATACTCACCAACAAGAGGAAGATCGAGGAGAATGAAATGGCCGCATTAACATATGAGTGTACTGCGCTATTTCAGAACAACATCCCCACTAAAATGAAAGATCCAAGGAGTTTCACATTGCCATGCTCAATAGGGGGAAAAGAAGTCAGAAATGCGCTGTGTGACTTAGAGGCGAGTATAAACTTGATGTCCTTGTCAATCGTCAAGAAGTTAAACATCGGCAACGCAAGACCTACCACAGTCACGTTGCAGTTGGCTGATAGACCAATAACGCTTCCAGAGGGAAAAATAGAAGATGTACTTGTGCAagtggataaattcatcttcCCTGCTGACTTTATCATATTGGATTATGAAGCTGACATTGAGGTGCCAATCATCTTGGGTTGCCTGTTTCTCGCAATAGGGCGAGCGCTGATCGACGTACAGAAAAGAGAACTGACAATAAGAGTCAACGATCAGCAAGTCAAGTTCAACGTTctcaatgcgttgaaatacCTAGGTGATATGGAAAACTGTCAGTATGTTGAAGAACTGCAGGAAGAACATTGGCACGAGGCTTGA